The DNA window CCATAGTATGTCGTCGAGTCTACTCCCCCTAAATACGAGCATGGGCAGTCGAAACATCAGGGAGTGGAACTTTCCGGATCAATTCTGCCTTAATGGGATCATAGTAGATATCTAGCGCAACTAGGAAGTCAATCGGACGATTTTCTTCTACAATCCTTTGATAGGCTTCTGCATCTTTCGTACATTCTGCTCTAAAGATGTGATAATGATCTAGCTCCGTCCATTACCCAATCAACATAGAGTAGTACTTTGCTAGTGTCCTATTACCCTATACTGTCTCCCGAACTCTCTTTCGAATCTCATAAACCTTCGAACAATTTCCAGAATGGGAGTACGTCTTAGCTATCAAGATCTAAATTTCTTGAGAACTGGCAAGAAATAGATAGCTCTTCTTAATATTTGGTTCCATTGAATTAAAGAGCCACGTTTTCACCCTGGCATTGTCCGATTCCCAATCATCCAATCTAGGATCATCATCCTTGGGTTTCTTAGACGTCCCATTAATGAATTTATGCTTTCTATTGGCTTGAATCGAAAGTAAACAAGCTTGCGACCATGCAAGATAGTTCGACCCATCCAATTTCATGAGGCTAAGAACGAGGGACGAGTTTAAATGATATCCCCAACTAGAACCACCGTCACTATCTTTGGAACTAGGTTTACCTTCTTCCGACATGGCGAATAAATACAAGCAATCTTCAAGAATAAACCCAATAGTAATTAGAGAGGAAGGGgaaaatagaaaagaaatcCTAACCCTAATTCCATacctctgataccatgttacgAATGAAAGGATTCAATAATAGGGTTTTCTATAATTACAGCCTCTCCAATAGATGGAGATTATATAGAGAGATAAGAGacttaaaatctaatatatttgggccttaatatatatatgggcCTTAATACATAACaccataaatatataaatactatacaatattaacccattattttaacaaatttattcaatccatttttcaacccatattaatgaataatataggTTGGGTATAGGTATGGATTGGGTAACTCaaactaaatttttgtttgtaacacatttattacgtttttgaatcgtttaataattaacatgtttttgtctcggttaacacattttgatctgcttaacaattatttgattattttacttaatttaatacgtttttgaatTATTCAACACATAATAAATACGTGACTCGTTTTATtcaatttcacatgtttttggcacgtttaacacgtttttggcacatttaacatgttttgacacgtttaacatgttttggtacgtttaacacgtttttaacattattaacaTGTGTTTGacatgcttaacacgttttttccgtttaacacatttatgacacaattaacattttttgtccgttaatttgtttttttctccaTTTAATgtctttgacattattatacatttttttattcgtttaataTCATcttgatttgtttgaaattattctgatattttaattactaaattagttgaagaaataataggtgagattaatatgaattacttaattaatatttaaataattcatactaaataaaatctttttgaaTAGTTTaactctatttatttttataaataaataaattaattaattaaagagttGTACAACAATGATATGTCAGTATGACtagattataattaataaatatattattaatgaattttaaattttttaattataaaatatattattaatgaattttaaaacttttaattattttatatttgactgTAATGTAGATCAATGTACGTATTAAAAATCAAGAGAATATATTAGAGTTGGaacatcattaatttatattgaattgataaagagaataaaataaaattaatctaatttgGGTAATAGATTTTACTCTTGAAAGTTTGATTTTCATCCTCCTATTCGCGATTTAAAGCCTAGTATTCAAGTTCTTCTTCAATGTAAATTAATATTCTGAGTTTGAGTTAGGATTAGATTTTGGTCATACTATGTTCACTCTAGATAatacattcataattttatctttCACTAGATTAATTTAGTTCATAAGCTAAGATCCAGTTTGGATTCAACCAAAATGATCAaaaagagaacaaaataaataaaatagaaaaggaaaatgTTCTTCAGTCCATGTTTAGATCACCAATTTCATGTCACATTTTAATTtctgtaaataaataaagttttaaaattaaaaaaagtaaaatctcattatatgattatttataaattaacatgCAACTGAAATTTCAGATATTACCctactataattttatttattttttctatatggTTATTCTTCTATTCTTCTAttcttctatattttatttcaatgtaCTGATTATTGTGATTATAGCCACATGATTAAGAACAAATAGTTACATAAAACCATGATATAGGATTTAACATTATTCTTTAGATGCATGATAAGTcccaaatataaaatataaatatcatatttttatcaaatgacAAAAGATTAAGAATAATACCACAAAAAACGGACATAAAAGACACAATGTCAATGCCATTTCCCAAATTTTACCAATCATCTAACCATAATCAACATCTCTTTCTTTGTGTCATTCAAATGCTTTACAATTTATCTTGGTTTTTTACGTAGAAAAACAGATTTAATGGAAATAACTCAATGGTAAAACATAATAAGTCAAAAATGTCTAGAAGCGAGCTCAACATTGGTTTCTCGTCCTATTTACAATACGATCTCggttattttataagattcgaGAGGAGATCAACATTTAGTGACGACGATCACATGTTTTTAAGTTGTAATGTATGCTTTTGAGATTGCGTGCATAAAATTTGTTGATTGTAATTGTTAGTTATTATTCCTCAGATATTCAATGTCtttgtaatttgtttatttaattttgaccTCTTTATTAGCTAAAAGTGACCATTAATtgatgtttgtttatttataagtaGAATGAACATAGTACAgccttattttttttagaggTTAAATATTCTCCAAAACATACAAATTGATCAATTCAACCATTTAATTTTATACTATAGAATCATGTCTCAACAAAACACCCAAACTTACACATTAGGCTTTCACTTTGAATCCCGCCGCATTGTCAATAGTATGAGGTTTGGGCAAACTTCCTTTGTATAAGCAATGACAATATCCAAAAAAACATTTTCCAATTCCACTGACACAAAGGATTGAACATGTAGCATCATCATCACAGTCTAAACGTCTCCTCAAAGATTCCGTCAATGCATATGATGGTGACATCatccctatatatataatatacaaattatttatgtcaattagatcagaaaaataaatatattgactataaataaataacaaatgttGGGGATGAGATATATACCTTGCAAAAACACACTAACTAAGAAGATTGTTATTAGAATATTCTTCTCCATGTTATACTTTTGATAGTAAACACATACAAACTTATTTGTTCTATATTTTTCTCGAGctataatgtaatatttatagtagattttatttattattactttttaggAAGttctctttttaaataatttataattaatataattaaattaatagtataatatttaagtGATATATAATAGTATACACCAATTAAATGCGCCATAAATGGATTCACAAtattctcaatatatatattatgcaaCTTTCCAAAATATGATACTACTAAAAGATAttgtcaattataaaatattatatatatatatatatatatatatatatatatatatatatatatatatatatatatatatatatatatatatatattataactttttagaatgtttttttaaaataatttataattaatataattaaattcatagtatttaaaaagatatataatagtATACACTAATTAAATGAGCCCTAAAATGGATTCATTATCTAAGGATGGATTTACAATATCTTTAGTAGTATCATATTTTGGTAGTATTTaagtgatatataataatatacacCAATTAAATGCGCCATAGAATGGATTTTCAATATTCTCAGCACTAAATATGATGGATTAACATTATTAAGGATGAATTCACAATATCTTTATTAGTAGTATCatattttggaaaattattatatatatattatgcaaCTTTCCAAAATATGATATTACTAAAGATATTATGAATCCatccttatatattttataaaatattatatatatatatatatattatatattttaactttttaaaaagttttctttttaaataatttataattaatataattaaattaaaagtatttaaGTGATATATAATAGTATACACCAATTAAATGCGCCATAAAATGGATTCACAATATTCTCAGCACTAAATTGGATGGATTAACATTATCTAAGGATGTATTCATAATATCTTTAGTAGTATCATATTTTggaaaattacataatatattatatatatatatatatatatatatatatatattataatatataatattttatctatgaATATAGTCaattaaagatttttaaattaaagataaaaatagacttattactaatttttttatttaaaataattaaatttaagtccaatttgtattattattttcattataaatattaaaataatatattatatttactttaaaataCATTAGAGATATCGGGGTCGTTGAGTGTGCATCAAGTACATGAGACACCTGATGATACGCTTATACTCATTCGGATCCAATAAACTTTATTGTCAAACTTTACTGTCGTATCTGGATTTATGATTCATTTGTGTGTTTTGGAGTAATATTCAGTTGAAGTTATAATGTTCAGACTCTATAGATAAAATGGATTGGTCGTTGCACGAAGTAATTATGATTTGTGAGTATGGAGTAGTATTTTGATTTGAAACTTACTTGTGATCACCATATTCTTAAGATTTGTGGAAGGAAAAGAGAGTCCAAAGAAATGGGAGGGTGGTAGAGTTAAGGATGACTtggacaaaaataaaaataataatatataatctagTCGTCAAATACAAGTGTCAAAAGTTAACTCTATTAACTTTTTCattaagttgataaatataaagcattttaccaattttatttagatat is part of the Impatiens glandulifera chromosome 1, dImpGla2.1, whole genome shotgun sequence genome and encodes:
- the LOC124942123 gene encoding uncharacterized protein LOC124942123, which encodes MSEEGKPSSKDSDGGSSWGYHLNSSLVLSLMKLDGSNYLAWSQACLLSIQANRKHKFINGTSKKPKDDDPRLDDWESDNARVKTWLFNSMEPNIKKSYLFLASSQEI